In Pangasianodon hypophthalmus isolate fPanHyp1 chromosome 5, fPanHyp1.pri, whole genome shotgun sequence, the DNA window GCAGTGTTACACTACATGCTGGTGTGATATAATCCACTGATTCTCCAACTTCACTGTTGTTCCTgcgtggcgtgtgtgtgtgtgtgtgtgtgtgtgtgtgtgtgtgagtgcagaaCATCCTGGCGGGGGCGCTGTTTGGACCCTGGCTGGGTCTCGGGCTGTGCTGTGTTCTCACCACTGTAGGAGCCTCGATGTGTTTTCTGCTCTCTCACTTCTTCGGCAAGCAGCACATCATCCGCATATTCCCCGACAGAGTCGCCCAGCTGCAGGGAAAGGtgtgtactacacacacacacacacacacacacacacacactcactagaAACTAGTAAACTAAGGAAACTAAGTAGGATAAAGGAGAATGAGAACTAGCTAATCAAATAGAACTAGGAACTGGAAACTAGGAGAGAAGTATCTGATTTCCACACGTTCACAATCCACTGTGTGCtaacgggtgtgtgtgtgtgtgtgtgtgtgtttgtgtgtgtgtgtgtttgtgtgtgtgtgtgtgtgtgtgtgtgtgtaggtggaggAGAACCGCAGCAGTTTGTTCTTCTTCCTGTTGTTCCTGCGTTTGTTCCCCATGAGTCCAAACTGGTTCCTGAACATGAGTTCTCCGATCGTCAACATCCCGCTCACACAGTTCTCACTCTCCGTTCTCATCGGTACCatacacactcgctcacacacacacacacacacacacacacacacacacacacacacacacacacagtgcacgtGCCGCTCTGCTCTGCTGTATCAGCTCTGTGGACGTGGAGTTAGCAATAAAGTAGGAATTAAAAGATAGGAATTAGGAGCAAGCCTCTACAGGAGGGTTGGTGAAGTGCAGCACGCTCCGAATACGGGCTCAGTGAGGGTTCCGGCCGATCGTGCTGAGGAAGTACTGTACAAATCCTGTCTATTGGCTTgtttcagccaatcacgtgcatttatgtaaatcagAGACTAGCTATAGGGCGAGAGGTAAGAGATGTTTCAGGAAgaagagttttcacagattttttcaGGTCTGATGCTGTAtaaccaggtgtgtgtgtgtgtgtgtatgtaggtcTGATGCTGTttaacctggtgtgtgtgtgtgtgtgtgtgtgtgaaggtctGATGCTGTAtaaccaggtgtgtgtgtgtgtgtgtgaaggtctGATGCCGTAtaatctggtgtgtgtgtgtgtgtgtgtatgtctgatGCTGTttaacctggtgtgtgtgtgtgtgtgtgtgtgtaggtctgaTGCTGTataacctggtgtgtgtgtgtgtgtgtgtgtgtgaaggtctGATGCTGTAtaaccaggtgtgtgtgtgtgtgaaggtctGATGCCGTAtaatctggtgtgtgtgtgtgtgtgtgtgtatgtctgatGCTGTttaacctggtgtgtgtgtgtgtgtaggtctgaTGCCGTataacctggtgtgtgtgtgtgtgtgtgtgtgtgtgtaggtctgaTGCCGTataacctggtgtgtgtgtgtgggtctgatGCCGTataacctggtgtgtgtgtgtgtgtgtgtgtaggtctgaTGCCGTataacctggtgtgtgtgtgtgtgtgtgtaggtctgaTGCCGTataacctggtgtgtgtgtgtgtgtaggtctgaTGCCGTataacctggtgtgtgtgtgtgtgtgtaggtctgaTGCCGTataacctggtgtgtgtgtgtgtgtgtgtaggtctgaTGCCGTataacctggtgtgtgtgtgtgtgtgtaggtctgaTGCCGTataacctggtgtgtgtgtgtgtgtgtgtgtgtgtaggtctgaTGCCGTataacctggtgtgtgtgtgtgtgtgtgtgtgtaggtctgaTGCCGTataacctggtgtgtgtgtgtg includes these proteins:
- the tmem41aa gene encoding transmembrane protein 41A-A isoform X2, whose product is MRSLVGLGGVILISTLYLYYLSSYLPPVPRMIRQDRMASEIKPGGEQEMLRLKFPSDLQELKQMAGLLRFYKREHSSFVLLLFSSAYLYKQAFAIPGSSLLNILAGALFGPWLGLGLCCVLTTVGASMCFLLSHFFGKQHIIRIFPDRVAQLQGKVEENRSSLFFFLLFLRLFPMSPNWFLNMSSPIVNIPLTQFSLSVLIGLMPYNLVCVCVCVCLMLFNLVCVCVCVCRSDAV
- the tmem41aa gene encoding transmembrane protein 41A-A isoform X4, encoding MRSLVGLGGVILISTLYLYYLSSYLPPVPRMIRQDRMASEIKPGGEQEMLRLKFPSDLQELKQMAGLLRFYKREHSSFVLLLFSSAYLYKQAFAIPGSSLLNILAGALFGPWLGLGLCCVLTTVGASMCFLLSHFFGKQHIIRIFPDRVAQLQGKVEENRSSLFFFLLFLRLFPMSPNWFLNMSSPIVNIPLTQFSLSVLIGLMPYNLVCVCVCVCV